A single genomic interval of Malania oleifera isolate guangnan ecotype guangnan chromosome 11, ASM2987363v1, whole genome shotgun sequence harbors:
- the LOC131167573 gene encoding uncharacterized protein LOC131167573, whose product MNPSAFPGSADPIMVENWMQEIEKILELLHCSDEQKVLYVTFKLMGEVEQWWSIVKLLEKQRPVPVTLTWGRFKEIFFDHYFPSSVRDAKMEEKAQRFKRELRWEIYKQLTVLQVWDFSELVDKATIAEISRQRGTGGQSRRKRPTPPGFQVSSSRGQSRRYEVGQKQDLSGFPPNREVEFAIDLPPGTIPIFKALYRMTPVELKELKE is encoded by the exons ATGAATCCCTCGGCTTTTCCAGGAAGTGCCGACCCCATTATGgtagagaattggatgcaagagattgagaagatcctaGAACTACTGCATTGCAGTGACGAGCAGAAAGTTCTCTATGTAACATTTAAGCTGATGGGTGAGGTCGAGCAATGGTGGTCAATAGTGAAGCTCTTGGAAAAGCAGAGGCCAGTTCCCGTAACACTGACCTGGGGACGTTTTAAAGAGATTTTCTTCGACCATTACTTCCCCTCCTCCGTTAGAGATGCTAAGATGGAGGA AAAAGCGCAGAGGTTCAAGAGAGAGCTGAGATGGGAAATATATAAGCAGCTGACAGTTTTGCAAGTGTGGGATTTTTCggaactggtggataaagccaccatagcaGAGATCAGTCGGCAGAGGGGTACAGGAGGACAGAGTCgaaggaagaggcccacgcctcctggATTTCAGGTGAGTAGCAGTCGGGGGCAGTCAAGGAGATATGAAGTGGGCCAGAAGCAG GATTTGTCGGGGTTTCCTCCTAATCGTGAAGTTGAATTTGCGATTGATCTACCTCCAGGGACAATTCCAATCTTTAAGGCTTTGTACAGAATGACTCCGGtggaattgaaagaattaaaagaatag